The stretch of DNA CGAGCGAAACTTTGTTTTTGGCAAATGAAATAAATAAAATGGTTGAGAGGATAAACCTTTCTCACAAAAAACTCCAAGCCTCAAATGAAAAACTCAAAAAAATGGATGAATATAAATCTAACCTCATTGATACCGTAAGCCATGAATTCAGAACCCCGCTTACCAGTATAAAAGGTTATACCTCAAGGCTTTTAAGGCATAATGTTAATCTTGATGAAGAAACCAAAAAACAATCGCTAAAAGTCATAAAATCCCAGGCAGAACGTCTAAGCCGTATGGTAAATGACTTGTTGGTAATTCCTGATATAGAATCATCTTCATTAAGATTGGATTTGAAAGCAATAAACATCAAAGAAATAATAGAACTGAGCATACTATCCACAAGCAAAAGCGAAAACAGCACGTTTGAACTGAATATAAGCGAAACTTTGCCTTCCGTGCTTGCTGATGAAGACAAGCTCATTCAAATATTTGTGAATTTGTTTGAAAACGCAATAAAATATTCAGTAGAAGATACACCCATAACAATCTGCGCTGTAGAGAATGAGAATTTTATAAAAGTAAGCGTTAAAAACCTGTGCAAAAAAATATCTCAAGAAACAGCAAACAAATTATTTGAGAAGTTCGTACGCATAGATACGGATTTAACACGAACCACAAGGGGAACGGGTTTGGGATTATTTATTGTAAAAGGGTTAATAGAAGCCATGAACGGGCAAATAACATTAAAAACCGATGATTATTTTGAGATAGTTTTCACTATCCCTGTTTACAAAGAGCTTGAGGATACAGAAATTGAAGAATATTGATTTCATGAAAATTGCAATTAATGAAGCTCTTAAAACAAACACCGATATTCCCGCAGGGGCTGTCATAGTAAAAGATGGCGAAGTAATCGCAAAGGCTCACAACAAAAAAGAAGAACTGAATGATGTATCGGCGCATGCAGAAATTCTTGCAATTAAAGAAGCGGCTCAAAAACTCGGCAACTGGCGTTTGTCAGGTACAAAAATGTACGTTACATTAGAACCGTGCCCGATGTGTGCAGCGGCAATAGTAAACAGCAGAATAGAAGAAGTGTATTTCGGCGCTTTTGACAACCTTTACGGCGCATTTGGCAGCACAATAAATATGGCGGGAATTTTCGGCTCCAAAATTAAAATAAAAGGGGGCATTATGGAAAAAGAATGCAAGGCGCTTTTGGACAATTTTTTTGAGGCAAAAAGATGAAAGAATTGCTGGATAAATTAGCAGCCAAGTATGAAACTCCTGATTTTATAAAATCAGATCCCGTACAATTCCCGCACAGATATTCAAAAAAACAGGACATAGAAATCTCGGGCATTATATCAAGCTCTTTTGCCTATGGTAAAAGAACCCTCTTCATAGAAAAACTAAAGTTCATCCACTCCGTAATGGGCAAAAGTCCACACGAGTTTTGCGTTAATTTCACCGTCAAAGACGAAAAACACTTTGAAAACTTCAGGTACAGATTTAATAACGGCAATGATATTATAACGCTTATTAATTCGTTATCCGCTATTTACCAAAACAATAACTCGCTGGAAGATTTACTTGTTAAATTTAAAACAGAAGACACCCCAAAAAACATCCTTAATGTACTAATACAGCATCTATACCCTGACAATTGCTCAAAAGGCTTCTGCTACCTTTTGCCAAACCCCTCCTCAAACAGCGCCTGCAAGCGACTTAACCTGTTTTTAAAATGGATGGTTAGAGGCGGAAGCGTGGATTTAAACAACTGGACTATCATAGACAAGAAAAACCTCATAATCCCATTAGACACTCATGTAGCAAGAATTTCGAGATATTTAAACCTGACTTCACGCAAGTCCAACGACTGGACGACAGCCCGGGAAATAACCGATAACCTGAAGAAATTTGATGCAAATGACCCTGTTAAATATGATTTTGCATTATTCGGCTACGGGGTGGAACACCCGATAATAGACCTGTGATATTGCATATACAAGATGTTTTATAGTAAGCTGATTTCATGAAAAATTCGACCGAACAATTTTTACAAAAATATAACCTTTTACACTCTCCTATGCTTTTGGCATTTTCAGGCGGGTTTGATTCTTGTGCGCTGGCTGATATTCTTTTTGAACTATCGCAAAAGCATGGTTTTTATTTGGCGCTTGCCCACTTAAACCATAACTGGCGGGGCAAAGAATCAAAAAAGGAACAGGAAAAATGCAGGTTATTTGCACAAGAAAGAAACTTACCGTTTTTTACCGCACAGCTTGATGACACCGTTGCTAAAACAGAAACAGCAGCACGTGAGGCAAGGTACGAATTTTTGACAAATTGCGCTAAAGAAAATAATATTCCAAATATTTTTACCGCCCACACTTCTTCGGACAACTCAGAAACCTTACTTTACAGGGTTATAAAGGGTACGGGTATAGACGGGTTGCAGGGTATTGCCCCGCATATAAGATTAAACGAAGTCAATGTATACAGACCGTTGCTTGATTTTGACCGCAACGATATTTTAAAATACTGTCAAAATAACAACCTTAGCCCTAACAATGATTCTTCAAATTCTGACACTAAATATATGAGAAATAAAATCAGAGCCGAAATTCTTCCGCTTCTCAAAGAAATCAACCCGGAAGTCGAAACGGCATTGACCCGTTTAATACATCTTTCAAAAGAAAATGAAGAAATTATCTGCAATCTTCTTGAGGAAACATATCGAAAGATAAAAAAAGACGGACTAATATATACCTCAGAGTTTATAAAATTATCAAAATCTCTGCAAAAACGTATAATCAAAGATTTTTTGGAAAAAGAAAATATTGACTATGATTTTAAAAAAGTAACAGAGGTTTTTGACTTTATACAAGCACAGCAAAATTCCAAATCAGGTAAAACTCTTTCTATAACAAATAATTTATGGCTGTTCGTTCAGGATAAAAAAATGGAATTTATAGCCCAAACAAACACAATCTCAACCGAAAAAGAGCTGGATTTAAACGGTGAAACCCACTTTGAAGAATTAGGCATAAAATTAATATGCACCCCCTCCCCCCCTACTCCCGAACAATATCCGGATTCTGACGCTTCTATTGCATACGTTGATTTAAGCTCAATAAAAAAACCCGTTATAGTAAGAACAAGGCGCAAAGGTGATATAATTACGCCGTTTTCGCACAGTACACCAATTAAGCTCAAAAAGTTCCTTAATAATTATAAAATACCAAAACATCAAAAAGAGTCGTTAGCTTTATTGGCAGAGGGAAATGAAATTTTATGGGTGATTAATTTTGGATTAAATGCTAAGATAAAAGTAGACAAAACACCTACACACAAAATAGAAACGATAAGTTTATAGGAGCTAAGAATGGATAATCTCATATTAAAAAACCTTCAAGTGCTGATTTCTGAGGAAGACTTACAAAAACGTATAAAAGAATTGGCGAATGAAATCAATAAAGATTACAAAGGCAAAGAAATCGTTATGATTAGTATCCTCAAAGGCTCTGTTATTTTCACATCGGATTTAATCAGACATATTAAAGTGCCTTTGCAGCTTGAATTTATCAGACTGTCCAGCTACGGTAACGATGTGCGCTCTTGCGGCAAGGTAAAAGCAATAGACCTGACCCTGCCAAACTTAAGCGGAAAAAACGTCATTATAATAGAAGATATTATTGATACAGGTTTAACTGCTAATTTTTTAACAAGTTATTTCAACCTGCAGCATAACCTGGACGATATTAAATTTGTAACCCTTTTAAACAAAGAGGTAGCAAGAAAATATGAAGTAAATGTAACCTACTCGGGCTTTGTCATAGATGATTACTTTGTTGTAGGCTACGGACTTGATTACGGCGGGTATTACAGAAATCTCCCTTATGTGGGTTATTTCCCAAGCTAAAGTTTTGATATTACAGCTTCGGTAAATTCAGAAGTAGTAGCGCTGCCGCCTAAATCAGCTGTTAAAACTTCGCCTTCCTTGAGAACCTCAAAAAGGGCATTTTTAACTTTTGCCGCTATATCGAATTTATTCAGGTATTCAAGCATCATTACCGCGCTCAAAAGCAAAGCCGTGGGATTAGCTTTGTTTTGCCCTTTTATATCAGGCGCGCTGCCATGTACAGGTTCAAACACCGCATAATCATTACCGATATTAGCGCCTTGCGCAACTCCTAATCCGCCTATCAAACCTGCAGCCAAATCTGACACTATATCGCCGTATAAATTAGGCAAAAGGAGTACATCATACTTTTGAGGATTTTGCACCAGCTGCATACATAAATTATCGACAAGGACTTCTTTATGCTCTATCTGCGGATAATCCTTCGCTACGGCTCTTGCACATTCCAGGAATAACCCGTCGGTAAGCTTGCAAATATTGGCTTTGGTAACGGTTGTAACTGATTTTCTGGAATTTCTAAGCGCATAGTCAAATGCAAATCCTGCTATTCTTAAAGAAGCCTCTCTTGTAATAAGTTTGATTGACTCGCAGGTATTCTCATCTATTTTACGCTCAATGCCCGCATACAAATCCTCTGTGTTTTCTCTTACTATGATTAAATCTACATTTTCATATCGGGTTTTTACATTAGGAATGTTATAAGCAGGTCTAAGACAGGCATACAAATCCAATTCTTTTCTTAGTGTAACATTAACGCTCCTGAAACCTTTACCTATAGGGGTAGTAACAGGGGCTTTCAGGGCAATTTTATTTTTGCGCACAGAATCTAAAACTCTTTGAGGCAAAACGCAGCCCTCTGTTTCCAAAACCTCTGCACCTGCCGTTTGAATATCCCATTCTATATCAGCGCCCGCTTTTTCTAAAATTTTAACAACAGCTTCAGATATTTCAGGACCTATACCATCCCCTTTTATTAGTGTAACAGATGTTCTCATGTGTTTTCTCCATAATGTATATTTATGTTAATTTTACAATAAAAACCATAAAATGAGGTTTAAAATTTTCAATTTTTGTACATAATAACAATATGCTTCTATAGCATCTTAAGTAGTAAAATACTACAGCCCGCGATGAGCGGGCTGTTTGTTTGCATGCTTATATTTTTTCGCTGAGAGATGTTCGGGGGCGGGCTGTTTGTTTGCATGCTTATAATTTTTTTCGCTGAGAGATGTTTAGGGGCAGGCTGTTTGTTTTTTGTTCTTATATACATAAAAACGGACTCTCAAAAGAGAGTCCGTTTTAAGGTTATTATAATAAATGATTATTTATTATAGATACTTACAGGGCAAGTAATAAGAACAGGAATTTCATGTCCTTCTTTCGCTCCGTAGTTCACGCCCGGAGTTACAAATCCGGCAACAGCGCCTGCAGCAGCTCCGCAAGGAATACCGATAGCAAGACCTTTTCCCGTTTCATCGTTAGGAATACCGATACCCAATCCTGCGCCGGTACCTACAGCAGCACCGCCAAGTGTCCACCATAGAGGCTTTTGCCAGCAATTGCTTTCAAGTACGCCGTCATTTACGAAGACTTTACCTTTAATGATAAATTTTTCTCCGCAAGGTGTTTTAGCTTCTTTGAAATCCAATGTTAACTTAGCGTTTTTATTCAGCCACTGAGGGTCATCAAGTTTATCAACCATAGCTGTAAACTCAGTACCTGCAGGGAATAAAAGCGTCCCTTCATCGGTAACTAAATCTTGTTTTAGTACAAAATAGACGTTATCGCCTTCGTTATAGTTTTTAGAGTTAAAGTGAGTAGTAAATGCAACTTTAATTACATTGTTAACATCAATAATTTTTCTAATGTTTGTAATTTGAACAGTATTGTTGGGTGCATTAGCTACAACGCTTAAATGCTCTGTTTTTAGGATAGTTTCTTTTAATTTATATTGATCTTTTACCAGATTAAGAGCATTTCTTAATTTGTATAATAAAACAGCAGCTTCTGCTCTGTTTAATTCTTTTGCTGGTAAAAACTCTTTAGCGTCAGGATAATTAACATACAAACCATACTTAACTGTTTTTTCATAAGTTTTCAAAGCCCAGGCGGGAATATTGCCTTTGTCAACAAAACCGTTTAAAAGAGAAGCATCAGATACCGTATCTTTTGTAATGTGGCTCATTACAGAGTTAGCTTCAGCTTTTGTCATAATTCTGTCGGGTCTGAAGGTTTTGTCGGGATAACCGTAAACCAAACCTAACTGTTCACTTCTCATAATGCTGTCAAATTTAGGCGTATTTGAATCAACATCAGTAAATTTGTTTGTGATAGTAATTTGAAATCTGTCATTTTCAAGAGCTTTAAGTACCATGTCTGCAAAGCTCACTCTTGAAACAGCAGCCTCGGGGTTAAATTTACCGTCAGCCGATACTGTCATAATACCATCCGCTACAACAGAATGGATTTCTTTATGCGCCCAATAATTAGAAGGCACATCAGTAATTTGGCGGGCATTTGCAGTGAATGCAAATAAGAATATGCCCATTAAAACCGCTAAAATCTTTTTCATTTTTTAGTCCTCAACTTTCTGCTAAAAAATCCGCATTATTATATAACAATCTAATATTGAATTTATTATATCAAAAAATTTTTTTTTTAGAAGCCAAATTACAATAACAGTTACATTATTTCTTTTAAAATACTTAAATTACCCGAACGGGTGTTTTGTTCAAAGAATGAAACCCTTATCATGTTGAATAAGAAAAAGGGAGATTTGAAATGAAATATTTAAAATATATATCATTAGTACTGGTTATAATAGGAGCTTTAAATTGGGGGCTTGTAGGCTTGGTAAATTTTGACCTGGTGGCATTTTTATTTGGAGACATGACCTTATTAAGCAAATTGGTCTACATATTAGTAGGACTTGCCGCGCTGGTGTTAATATTTATGGAAATATTTATGCCTTGCGAGTGCATGGAAGATTAACAACGTTTATTGTCCCAAGCATACTCAAACAGTTATGCTTTAGACAATAAAACCTGTTCAAAACTCGAGATTTTGTACAAAATAGTAAACAGCTTGAAGTAATAACAGCTTAAAATTTTGAAATCACAAAAATGACCTCTTCCGCAAGCAGATTAGGGAAAAAGCTTACAGGCAAATACTTTTTAACTTTTGCTCTGGTTGTATAAATTTTGTGCAAGATTTTTATATCTCTTTTGCGCGCAAAGTCAAAAAAGTCGTTTATGGTCAAAAGGTGGATATTCGGCGTATCATACCATTCAAACGGTAAAATATTAGACTTGGGCATTTTGCCGTTAAAGAACAAAAATGACCTTACACGCCAGTAGGCAAAATTAGGAAAACTTACCACACATCTTTTCCCTACCCGCAGCATTTCCTGCAAAACAAATTCAGGATTATGCGTAGATTGGAGGGTTTGATTTAATACAACAAAGTCATAAGAATTATCGGCAAATTCTTTTAAGCCTGCATCAATATCGCCCTGAATAACAGATAATCCTTTTTCTATAGCGCTTATTATATTAGCCTGGTTAATATCAACCCCAATAGTTTTGGCGGATTTTTTATCAACCAAAAGTTTCATCAACTCGCCGCTGCCGCAGCCTAAATCCAAAACCCTTGAATTATGCGGAATTATATCGCTTATCAATTCGTAATTAAGGTGTAATCCTTTAGATGTGCTGTAATGGCTAGTCATTCTTAATATCCTTCAAAAAACTCTTTATAATTTTCGTCTGTGTTTCATACTCCAGCAAAAAGGCGTCATGCCCGCATGGTGAGTCTATCTCGCAAAAAGATACTGTTTTGTTCAAATTCATTAGGGCATTCACCATTTCTTTAGATTGGGCAGTGGGAAAAAGCCAATCTGAATTAAAAGACATAATTAAAAATTTTGAATTGGTATTTTTAAAGGCTTCTGATAAAGACCCATATTTTTTACCCAAATCAAAGTAGTCAACCGCTTTTGTAATATACAGGTAACTGTTTGCGTCAAACCTGTCAACAAAGACCTCGCCTTGATGCTGCAAGTAGCTTTCTACCTGAAAATCAATATCCATGGAAAAATCAGGGTTAACTTTATTTTGAAGCCTTCTTCCGAATTTATTGTGCATGGCTCCTTCGCACAGATAAGTAATATGACCTACCATTCTTGCTATAGAAAGCCCCCGGTCAGGTTTTTTTTCCTGATTATAATAGTTACCGTCGTTCCAATCAGGGTCAGATAGGATGGCATTTCTGCCCACTGCGTTAAAAGCAATGCCCTGTGCGGAAAGTTTACTCGTAGAAGCAATAATAATGGCGGATTTTACCATGTCAGAATATGCTATACTCCATTGAAGAGCCTGCATGCCGCCCATTGAACCGCCTGCAACGCTTAGAAGAGCCTTTACGCCAAGATAATCAACAAGTCTTTTTTGAACTTCCACAGTATCTTCAATAGTTATAACAGGAAAACTGATACCGTAAGGCTCACCTGTTTCGGGATTAATTGAAGAAGGTCCCGTTGTCCCTTTGCAGCCGCCAAGAATATTCGAGGAAATCACAAAGTATTTGTCGGTATCAAAAGCCTTTCCGGGTCCAATCATGTCATGCCACCAGCCCGGCTTCAT from Candidatus Gastranaerophilales bacterium encodes:
- the tilS gene encoding tRNA lysidine(34) synthetase TilS; the protein is MKNSTEQFLQKYNLLHSPMLLAFSGGFDSCALADILFELSQKHGFYLALAHLNHNWRGKESKKEQEKCRLFAQERNLPFFTAQLDDTVAKTETAAREARYEFLTNCAKENNIPNIFTAHTSSDNSETLLYRVIKGTGIDGLQGIAPHIRLNEVNVYRPLLDFDRNDILKYCQNNNLSPNNDSSNSDTKYMRNKIRAEILPLLKEINPEVETALTRLIHLSKENEEIICNLLEETYRKIKKDGLIYTSEFIKLSKSLQKRIIKDFLEKENIDYDFKKVTEVFDFIQAQQNSKSGKTLSITNNLWLFVQDKKMEFIAQTNTISTEKELDLNGETHFEELGIKLICTPSPPTPEQYPDSDASIAYVDLSSIKKPVIVRTRRKGDIITPFSHSTPIKLKKFLNNYKIPKHQKESLALLAEGNEILWVINFGLNAKIKVDKTPTHKIETISL
- a CDS encoding S-layer homology domain-containing protein codes for the protein MKKILAVLMGIFLFAFTANARQITDVPSNYWAHKEIHSVVADGIMTVSADGKFNPEAAVSRVSFADMVLKALENDRFQITITNKFTDVDSNTPKFDSIMRSEQLGLVYGYPDKTFRPDRIMTKAEANSVMSHITKDTVSDASLLNGFVDKGNIPAWALKTYEKTVKYGLYVNYPDAKEFLPAKELNRAEAAVLLYKLRNALNLVKDQYKLKETILKTEHLSVVANAPNNTVQITNIRKIIDVNNVIKVAFTTHFNSKNYNEGDNVYFVLKQDLVTDEGTLLFPAGTEFTAMVDKLDDPQWLNKNAKLTLDFKEAKTPCGEKFIIKGKVFVNDGVLESNCWQKPLWWTLGGAAVGTGAGLGIGIPNDETGKGLAIGIPCGAAAGAVAGFVTPGVNYGAKEGHEIPVLITCPVSIYNK
- a CDS encoding homoserine O-acetyltransferase, whose protein sequence is MIEKSVGLTETKYFTIEEKLKFECGELFGPITVAYETYGRLNPSKDNAILVVHALTGDAHAAGYHSESDMKPGWWHDMIGPGKAFDTDKYFVISSNILGGCKGTTGPSSINPETGEPYGISFPVITIEDTVEVQKRLVDYLGVKALLSVAGGSMGGMQALQWSIAYSDMVKSAIIIASTSKLSAQGIAFNAVGRNAILSDPDWNDGNYYNQEKKPDRGLSIARMVGHITYLCEGAMHNKFGRRLQNKVNPDFSMDIDFQVESYLQHQGEVFVDRFDANSYLYITKAVDYFDLGKKYGSLSEAFKNTNSKFLIMSFNSDWLFPTAQSKEMVNALMNLNKTVSFCEIDSPCGHDAFLLEYETQTKIIKSFLKDIKND
- a CDS encoding nucleoside deaminase, with the translated sequence MKIAINEALKTNTDIPAGAVIVKDGEVIAKAHNKKEELNDVSAHAEILAIKEAAQKLGNWRLSGTKMYVTLEPCPMCAAAIVNSRIEEVYFGAFDNLYGAFGSTINMAGIFGSKIKIKGGIMEKECKALLDNFFEAKR
- a CDS encoding DUF378 domain-containing protein codes for the protein MKYLKYISLVLVIIGALNWGLVGLVNFDLVAFLFGDMTLLSKLVYILVGLAALVLIFMEIFMPCECMED
- a CDS encoding isocitrate/isopropylmalate family dehydrogenase, with protein sequence MRTSVTLIKGDGIGPEISEAVVKILEKAGADIEWDIQTAGAEVLETEGCVLPQRVLDSVRKNKIALKAPVTTPIGKGFRSVNVTLRKELDLYACLRPAYNIPNVKTRYENVDLIIVRENTEDLYAGIERKIDENTCESIKLITREASLRIAGFAFDYALRNSRKSVTTVTKANICKLTDGLFLECARAVAKDYPQIEHKEVLVDNLCMQLVQNPQKYDVLLLPNLYGDIVSDLAAGLIGGLGVAQGANIGNDYAVFEPVHGSAPDIKGQNKANPTALLLSAVMMLEYLNKFDIAAKVKNALFEVLKEGEVLTADLGGSATTSEFTEAVISKL
- the metW gene encoding methionine biosynthesis protein MetW, which codes for MTSHYSTSKGLHLNYELISDIIPHNSRVLDLGCGSGELMKLLVDKKSAKTIGVDINQANIISAIEKGLSVIQGDIDAGLKEFADNSYDFVVLNQTLQSTHNPEFVLQEMLRVGKRCVVSFPNFAYWRVRSFLFFNGKMPKSNILPFEWYDTPNIHLLTINDFFDFARKRDIKILHKIYTTRAKVKKYLPVSFFPNLLAEEVIFVISKF
- the hpt gene encoding hypoxanthine phosphoribosyltransferase: MDNLILKNLQVLISEEDLQKRIKELANEINKDYKGKEIVMISILKGSVIFTSDLIRHIKVPLQLEFIRLSSYGNDVRSCGKVKAIDLTLPNLSGKNVIIIEDIIDTGLTANFLTSYFNLQHNLDDIKFVTLLNKEVARKYEVNVTYSGFVIDDYFVVGYGLDYGGYYRNLPYVGYFPS
- a CDS encoding TIGR02757 family protein, coding for MKELLDKLAAKYETPDFIKSDPVQFPHRYSKKQDIEISGIISSSFAYGKRTLFIEKLKFIHSVMGKSPHEFCVNFTVKDEKHFENFRYRFNNGNDIITLINSLSAIYQNNNSLEDLLVKFKTEDTPKNILNVLIQHLYPDNCSKGFCYLLPNPSSNSACKRLNLFLKWMVRGGSVDLNNWTIIDKKNLIIPLDTHVARISRYLNLTSRKSNDWTTAREITDNLKKFDANDPVKYDFALFGYGVEHPIIDL